Proteins from one Chromatiales bacterium genomic window:
- a CDS encoding NAD(P)-dependent glycerol-3-phosphate dehydrogenase has protein sequence MTSGTDTSDIAVFGAGSWGTALAVQFARAGHQVTLWGRNAAELRKLDEQRCNARYLPGIAFPEKLHPDPDLHAVIRKHQDLLICVPSNGFREILLAIRPHLQPGARIAWATKGFEHDSGQLPHQVVREVLGGAIPVAVLSGPTFASEVGAGLPTAMTIAASAPGFAAELAVRLSGLNFRAYTSDDMVGVEVGGAVKNVLAIAAGISDGLGFGANTRIALITRGLLEMTRLGAALGAQPATFMGLSGMGDLVLSCTDDQSRNRRLGLMVAAGKSPAEAATAIGQVVEGLFAAVSVRTVAARLGLEMPICEQVYQVLHERQPARDAVMALMARSLKPETDMELRNLFSRSANTLPLD, from the coding sequence GTGACTTCCGGCACTGATACCTCAGACATCGCCGTTTTCGGGGCCGGCTCCTGGGGCACGGCACTCGCTGTCCAGTTCGCACGGGCCGGCCATCAGGTCACCCTGTGGGGCCGCAATGCCGCAGAGCTGCGCAAGCTGGACGAGCAGCGCTGCAACGCGCGCTATCTGCCTGGCATCGCTTTTCCCGAAAAGCTGCACCCTGATCCCGATCTCCACGCGGTGATACGCAAACATCAGGATCTCCTGATCTGCGTGCCCAGCAATGGTTTTCGTGAAATTCTCCTGGCGATCCGCCCCCATCTGCAGCCGGGAGCCCGGATTGCCTGGGCGACAAAGGGCTTCGAACATGATTCGGGGCAATTGCCACATCAGGTCGTCAGGGAGGTACTGGGCGGTGCGATTCCCGTCGCTGTGCTGTCAGGGCCGACTTTCGCCAGCGAGGTCGGCGCAGGATTGCCCACCGCAATGACGATCGCAGCCAGCGCGCCGGGTTTTGCGGCAGAGCTCGCGGTCCGTCTGTCGGGTTTGAATTTCCGCGCCTACACCTCCGACGATATGGTCGGCGTCGAGGTCGGCGGTGCGGTCAAGAACGTGCTTGCCATTGCCGCCGGTATTTCTGACGGTCTGGGCTTCGGCGCGAATACGCGCATTGCGCTGATCACCCGCGGCCTGCTTGAAATGACCCGGCTCGGTGCGGCGCTCGGCGCACAACCAGCCACATTCATGGGTCTGTCTGGCATGGGCGATCTGGTCCTCAGCTGTACCGACGACCAGTCGCGTAACCGGCGTCTCGGGCTGATGGTCGCAGCCGGAAAGAGCCCTGCCGAGGCAGCCACCGCGATCGGCCAGGTGGTTGAGGGCCTGTTTGCTGCGGTATCGGTCAGGACCGTCGCCGCACGCCTGGGACTGGAAATGCCGATCTGTGAACAGGTCTATCAGGTACTGCACGAGCGACAACCGGCCAGGGATGCGGTGATGGCCCTGATGGCGCGCTCGCTGAAGCCCGAAACCGATATGGAACTGCGCAATCTCTTCAGCCGGAGCGCGAATACCCTGCCCCTCGACTGA
- the ntrC gene encoding nitrogen regulation protein NR(I) yields MTGKDISVWVVDDDASVRWVLDRALTNEGINTRVFDSADAFFDALREARPDVLISDVRMPGTDGLQAMRRLSREGYSFPVIVITAHADLDSAVAAYQGGAFEYLPKPFDVDDAIALVRRAARVGMQTTGGHVESERPMSAIIGRAPAMQEVFRTIGRLSRSSMTVLITGESGTGKELVARALHEHSPRAQQPFIALNTTAIASELLETELFGHERGAFTGADSRRTGRFEQADGGTLFLDEIGDMSAALQTRLLRVLAEGEFYRVGGQTPIRVDVRVIAATNQDLEAAVETGRFREDLLHRLNVIRIITPPLRERREDVPLLLDYYLREAARELSVETKRIAPDAVACLCAFDWPGNVRQLVNACRRMMVTAPGAEIRVEDIPPEFGGKASLRGGFTDWSQRLGQWAESTLQDADAEPLLSTALPEFERTLIRAALAHAQGHRQEAARLLGWGRNTLTRKIRERKIDG; encoded by the coding sequence ATGACCGGCAAGGATATTTCGGTCTGGGTGGTCGACGACGATGCCTCCGTGCGTTGGGTTCTGGATCGCGCCCTGACCAACGAAGGTATCAATACGCGGGTTTTCGACTCTGCTGATGCTTTCTTCGACGCGCTGCGCGAGGCCAGACCGGACGTGCTGATTTCGGATGTCCGCATGCCGGGTACCGATGGCCTTCAGGCCATGCGCCGCCTCAGCCGCGAGGGCTACAGCTTCCCCGTCATCGTGATTACCGCGCACGCTGATCTCGACAGTGCCGTTGCCGCCTATCAGGGCGGGGCTTTTGAATATCTGCCCAAGCCCTTCGATGTAGATGACGCGATCGCACTGGTGCGGCGTGCAGCGCGGGTTGGAATGCAGACGACGGGTGGTCACGTCGAGTCTGAGCGCCCCATGTCCGCCATTATTGGCCGTGCACCAGCCATGCAGGAGGTATTCCGCACGATTGGCCGCCTGTCGCGTTCGAGCATGACGGTGCTGATTACCGGTGAATCGGGCACCGGCAAGGAGCTGGTTGCCCGTGCATTGCATGAGCACAGTCCTCGCGCCCAGCAACCCTTTATCGCACTGAATACAACCGCAATCGCATCGGAACTCCTCGAGACTGAATTATTCGGCCATGAGCGTGGTGCGTTCACCGGCGCCGACAGCCGCCGGACCGGACGATTCGAGCAGGCCGACGGGGGAACGCTGTTCCTCGACGAGATCGGTGACATGTCTGCGGCACTGCAGACACGGCTGCTGCGCGTGCTGGCAGAAGGCGAGTTCTATCGCGTTGGCGGCCAGACACCGATCCGCGTCGATGTCCGGGTGATCGCCGCAACCAACCAGGATCTGGAGGCGGCTGTCGAGACCGGTCGCTTTCGCGAGGACTTGCTCCATCGTCTCAATGTGATCCGCATCATCACGCCGCCGCTGCGTGAGCGGCGCGAAGACGTGCCGCTGCTGCTTGACTACTATCTGCGTGAAGCAGCGCGGGAGTTGAGTGTCGAAACAAAGCGGATTGCTCCGGATGCGGTCGCTTGCCTCTGCGCCTTCGACTGGCCAGGAAATGTCCGTCAGCTGGTAAATGCCTGCCGGCGCATGATGGTTACGGCGCCCGGTGCCGAGATACGTGTCGAGGATATTCCGCCAGAGTTCGGCGGGAAGGCCAGTCTCCGCGGCGGGTTCACAGATTGGTCCCAGCGTCTCGGCCAGTGGGCCGAATCAACCCTGCAGGATGCTGATGCCGAGCCCTTGCTGAGCACGGCGCTTCCGGAATTCGAACGAACCCTGATCCGCGCAGCGCTGGCCCATGCACAGGGTCATCGCCAGGAAGCTGCGCGGTTGCTCGGCTGGGGCAGGAATACCCTGACGCGGAAAATTCGCGAGCGGAAGATCGACGGCTAG
- a CDS encoding tRNA (cytidine(34)-2'-O)-methyltransferase, whose amino-acid sequence MLDLILFEPEIPPNTGNIIRLCANTGIGLHLVGRLGFTLADARLRRAGLDYHEWASVRQHAGLPECLESLGRPRVFALSTRGRTLYTEARFRAGDALLFGPEHRGLPAGVLRDLPVEQQLRIPMRNGSRSLNLSNAAAIVAYEAWRQLEFAGAG is encoded by the coding sequence ATGCTTGACTTGATTCTGTTTGAGCCGGAGATCCCGCCGAATACGGGCAACATCATACGCCTGTGTGCCAACACGGGAATCGGCCTGCATCTGGTCGGGCGGCTGGGCTTTACGCTCGCCGATGCAAGGCTTCGCCGGGCCGGACTGGATTATCATGAATGGGCGTCTGTACGGCAGCATGCCGGGTTGCCTGAATGCCTGGAGTCCTTGGGCCGGCCGCGCGTGTTTGCCCTCTCGACTCGCGGCAGGACGCTCTACACGGAGGCGCGGTTCAGGGCGGGCGATGCCTTGCTGTTCGGGCCGGAACATCGCGGCCTGCCGGCCGGGGTTCTCCGCGACTTGCCGGTCGAACAGCAGCTGCGCATTCCGATGCGCAATGGAAGTCGCAGCCTCAATCTGTCGAATGCGGCGGCGATAGTCGCTTATGAGGCCTGGCGGCAGCTGGAATTCGCCGGTGCCGGCTGA
- a CDS encoding PAS domain-containing protein: MDSAPPPADILGSITTAVVGINADGTVNYLNPGAEDLLGLSARHGLGRPLQALVPQLRDLHELIQRAGAEGRSFGQLLSVATFRQGPAANDLAVRVSPCRTGDGKLIIELFDATQWRQIDREHALISQHDASRRMIRQLAHEIRNPLGGLRGAAQLLERELPTPELREYTRIIIGEADRLTSLTDSLLGPIRSPQRQLLNLHEILERVIVLIASEQRDAVRLVRDYDPSLPPLSADPDQLIQSLLNVARNAMQAAGPDGHIVFRTRVLGNFAIGQIRHKLVASIEIEDDGPGIPAEIADSIFYPLVTGRPDGTGLGLPISQDLVSRHGGLIEFQSRPGKTVFMVRLPIHSEVTHKT; this comes from the coding sequence CTGGATTCGGCACCACCGCCTGCTGACATCCTGGGCAGCATTACGACAGCTGTCGTCGGCATAAATGCCGACGGCACCGTGAACTACCTCAATCCTGGCGCCGAAGATCTGCTTGGCCTCAGTGCGCGTCACGGGCTCGGGCGCCCGCTTCAGGCACTGGTTCCGCAGCTACGCGACCTCCATGAACTGATTCAGCGAGCAGGGGCTGAAGGCCGCAGCTTCGGTCAGCTGCTGAGTGTCGCGACGTTCCGACAGGGTCCCGCGGCCAATGACCTGGCTGTGCGGGTCAGCCCTTGCCGCACTGGCGATGGCAAGCTGATCATCGAACTGTTCGATGCGACCCAGTGGCGACAGATTGACCGGGAGCACGCGTTGATCAGCCAGCATGACGCCAGTCGCCGAATGATCCGCCAGCTCGCACACGAGATCCGCAATCCGCTGGGTGGTCTGCGTGGTGCCGCCCAGCTTCTGGAGCGTGAGTTACCCACGCCTGAGCTTCGTGAATACACCCGGATCATCATCGGCGAAGCAGACCGGCTCACTTCACTGACTGACAGCCTGCTTGGTCCGATACGCAGCCCGCAGCGCCAGCTGCTGAACCTCCATGAGATCCTCGAGCGCGTGATCGTCCTCATCGCCAGCGAACAACGCGATGCGGTGCGACTGGTACGCGACTACGATCCGAGTCTGCCGCCGCTCTCTGCTGATCCAGACCAGTTGATCCAGTCCCTGCTCAACGTCGCACGCAACGCCATGCAGGCAGCAGGGCCTGATGGTCACATCGTGTTTCGTACGCGAGTGCTCGGCAACTTTGCCATCGGCCAGATCCGGCACAAGCTGGTGGCAAGCATCGAGATCGAGGATGACGGGCCGGGCATACCGGCCGAGATTGCCGATTCCATTTTCTATCCGCTGGTCACCGGCCGTCCCGATGGCACGGGGCTCGGCTTGCCGATTTCCCAGGACCTGGTCAGTCGTCATGGTGGCCTGATCGAGTTCCAGTCACGCCCGGGCAAGACCGTATTCATGGTCAGGCTGCCGATCCACAGTGAAGTGACACACAAGACATGA
- the crcB gene encoding fluoride efflux transporter CrcB, with protein MNFRDLLLVASGGAFGSALRYLVSDRVQHLFPAVMLPIGTFAVNATGSLLIGLFAGLVEYRELFGSGARLLLVVGLLGGYTTFSAFSLETLVLLRSGQAMTALINVFLQVTVGVAAATAGFAAARAF; from the coding sequence ATGAATTTTCGTGATCTGCTGCTGGTTGCTTCCGGTGGCGCCTTTGGTTCCGCACTGCGCTACCTGGTGAGCGACAGGGTCCAGCATCTGTTCCCCGCCGTCATGCTGCCGATCGGTACCTTTGCAGTGAATGCCACCGGCTCGCTGCTGATCGGGCTGTTTGCGGGTCTGGTCGAGTATCGGGAACTGTTCGGATCCGGTGCGCGGCTGCTGCTCGTGGTCGGCCTGCTGGGCGGTTATACGACATTTTCCGCCTTTTCCCTGGAAACACTGGTGCTGTTGCGCTCCGGGCAGGCGATGACTGCGCTGATCAATGTGTTTCTGCAGGTGACCGTGGGCGTTGCAGCGGCCACTGCCGGTTTCGCAGCTGCCCGAGCATTCTGA
- a CDS encoding dihydroorotate dehydrogenase, producing the protein MLPVFGGISGSNRIKSSIPVPSPDTEQVHPRAAPDARLSSTFCGLAFDSPIVLLSGCVGFGEEYTRVAGFSNRDAGAVVLKGTTLHARLGNEPHRIFETPMGMLNAIGLQNPGVDTVVNSILPTLDFSETRFIANACGSTLEEYIEVCRRFDDSPIDAIEINISCPNIKQGGVAFGNSPDMSARVVAACRAVTSKPIITKLSPNQTDIRENARRCIEAGTDALAVINTLVGMAIDAEKRQPVIANIQAGLSGPAIKPIALLKVHQVYQEARRHRVPIIGQGGIASATDALEFLIAGASAVGIGTALFYNPLICREINAGIVDYLERHGIAEVADLVGSLQTGC; encoded by the coding sequence ATGTTGCCCGTATTCGGCGGGATCTCCGGCTCAAACAGAATCAAGTCAAGCATTCCTGTGCCCTCTCCAGACACTGAACAAGTTCATCCGCGCGCAGCACCCGATGCGCGACTCTCCAGCACCTTTTGCGGCCTGGCATTCGACTCGCCGATCGTGCTGCTCTCGGGCTGTGTCGGCTTTGGCGAAGAGTACACACGGGTGGCAGGCTTCTCTAACCGCGATGCCGGTGCGGTGGTACTGAAGGGCACGACTCTCCATGCCCGGCTCGGCAATGAACCACACCGGATTTTCGAGACGCCCATGGGCATGCTCAATGCCATCGGCCTGCAGAATCCGGGCGTCGATACCGTTGTAAACAGTATTTTGCCCACACTCGATTTCAGCGAGACCCGCTTTATCGCCAATGCCTGTGGTTCCACTCTTGAGGAATATATCGAGGTTTGCCGGCGCTTCGACGACTCACCAATTGACGCCATCGAGATCAACATCTCCTGTCCGAACATCAAGCAGGGTGGCGTGGCCTTCGGCAATTCACCGGATATGTCCGCGCGAGTGGTCGCGGCCTGCCGGGCGGTGACCAGCAAGCCGATCATCACCAAGCTGTCCCCCAACCAGACCGATATTCGCGAAAATGCACGGCGCTGCATCGAAGCCGGCACGGACGCGCTGGCCGTAATCAACACGCTGGTCGGTATGGCCATCGATGCGGAGAAGCGGCAACCGGTCATCGCGAACATACAGGCCGGACTTTCAGGCCCTGCGATAAAGCCCATTGCACTGCTTAAAGTACACCAGGTTTATCAGGAAGCCAGGCGGCACCGGGTACCGATCATCGGCCAGGGCGGGATCGCGAGCGCTACCGACGCGCTTGAATTCCTGATTGCCGGCGCCAGCGCTGTCGGCATCGGCACGGCGCTGTTTTACAACCCGCTGATCTGCCGCGAGATCAATGCCGGCATCGTTGATTATCTTGAGCGACACGGGATCGCCGAAGTGGCCGACCTGGTCGGCAGCCTGCAGACCGGCTGCTAG
- a CDS encoding HIT family protein: MLARTVPESTCATPNRPREHAVTYDQNNIFARILRGELPAQKFFEDERTVAILDAMPQSEGHSLVLPKCAAQNIFELDAEFAGAVIRTGQKIARAVRDVFQADGITLMQFNGAEAGQTVFHFHLHVIPRYVGRPLRSHGRSFADPEVLAEQAARLRAALENR, translated from the coding sequence ATGCTAGCCCGCACCGTGCCCGAAAGCACTTGTGCAACCCCGAACCGCCCGCGGGAGCATGCCGTGACCTACGACCAGAACAATATTTTCGCAAGAATATTGCGCGGCGAGCTGCCGGCACAGAAGTTCTTCGAGGATGAGCGGACCGTCGCAATACTCGATGCGATGCCACAATCGGAGGGCCATTCGCTCGTCCTCCCGAAATGTGCGGCGCAGAACATTTTCGAACTCGATGCGGAGTTTGCCGGCGCTGTGATTCGCACCGGACAGAAAATCGCGCGTGCGGTACGGGATGTCTTCCAGGCAGACGGCATCACACTGATGCAGTTCAACGGTGCTGAAGCCGGGCAAACGGTATTTCACTTCCACCTGCATGTGATTCCGCGCTACGTGGGCCGCCCCCTGCGCAGTCACGGGCGGAGCTTTGCTGATCCGGAGGTGCTTGCCGAACAGGCGGCCCGGCTCCGCGCGGCTCTCGAGAACCGATAG
- a CDS encoding rhodanese-like domain-containing protein, translating into MAIAVIATEIQLRARILLEISTAEAVRMINRGATVVDIRDKARFEAGHVVDAVLMAPADLAKGEEGRIKKKRGIVVVCENGSQSYRAVKALRAAGFDGAFSLKGGIGSWQRDNQLLVTGQR; encoded by the coding sequence ATGGCCATTGCGGTAATAGCCACAGAAATACAGCTGCGCGCCCGCATCCTGCTGGAGATCTCGACAGCCGAGGCGGTGCGCATGATCAACCGGGGGGCGACGGTAGTCGATATTCGCGACAAGGCCCGCTTTGAAGCCGGACACGTCGTCGATGCAGTGCTGATGGCGCCGGCCGATCTGGCCAAAGGCGAAGAAGGGCGTATCAAGAAAAAGCGCGGGATTGTCGTCGTTTGCGAGAATGGCAGCCAGAGTTACCGCGCGGTAAAAGCGCTGCGTGCGGCGGGTTTCGACGGCGCATTCAGCCTCAAGGGTGGCATCGGCAGCTGGCAGCGTGACAACCAGCTGCTCGTCACCGGGCAGCGTTGA
- a CDS encoding DUF4124 domain-containing protein, translating to MILCLALSAAASAGVEVYRWVDDEGQVHYSDRPSPGADRVAIDVTPPGSTPVAGGTSPRRTPPAAPNQPVATAYDSLTIQVPGQDETLWNIAGQLDVAVALQPPLQAGHRVQLLLDGRPVAELEPGSTRTRLSDVYRGQHTLQGTIQDESGATLMQSAPVTFYVQQSALGTNPVVNP from the coding sequence ATGATCCTGTGCCTCGCACTCTCCGCTGCTGCATCAGCTGGAGTAGAGGTATATCGATGGGTAGACGATGAGGGCCAGGTCCATTATTCGGACCGCCCGAGTCCGGGCGCTGATCGGGTTGCCATTGATGTCACCCCACCGGGTTCCACACCAGTTGCAGGCGGTACATCACCAAGACGTACGCCGCCGGCAGCCCCGAACCAACCTGTCGCGACTGCATACGATTCACTGACTATCCAGGTACCAGGACAGGACGAGACACTGTGGAACATCGCGGGCCAGCTGGACGTCGCTGTAGCTCTGCAACCACCCTTGCAGGCGGGACACAGGGTACAGCTGCTCCTGGACGGCCGACCAGTAGCGGAGCTGGAGCCCGGGAGCACGCGGACCCGACTCTCGGACGTGTACCGGGGTCAGCACACACTGCAGGGAACGATCCAGGACGAGTCGGGTGCAACGCTGATGCAGAGCGCTCCGGTGACCTTCTACGTTCAGCAGTCTGCGCTGGGAACGAACCCGGTGGTCAATCCGTAG
- the grxC gene encoding glutaredoxin 3: protein MKVTIYTTSVCPYCAAAKTLLSNRQVNFTEIDVSTRPDLREEMIRRSGRRTVPQIFIGETHVGGYDDLAALDGAGRLNALLQENRV, encoded by the coding sequence GTGAAGGTCACCATCTACACGACGTCCGTCTGTCCCTACTGTGCAGCCGCCAAGACCTTGCTGAGCAACAGACAGGTGAATTTCACGGAAATTGATGTCAGCACACGGCCGGATCTGCGCGAGGAAATGATCAGGCGCAGTGGTCGGCGTACCGTGCCACAGATCTTCATAGGCGAGACACATGTGGGCGGTTACGATGACCTGGCAGCGCTGGACGGGGCAGGCAGGCTCAATGCCCTGCTGCAAGAGAACCGGGTTTGA
- the secB gene encoding protein-export chaperone SecB: MAEGPVNGSGSTVDIERTFSLRKLYIKDFSFEAPNSPAFFFEQHQPEMNLNIRTAHSDLGNGSLEVVLHMTAQSVIGERTVFLIEIAQAGMFQISGFNKEETRTIIGVHCPNALYPYAREAISSMVQRGGYPPLVLQPMDFAALFAQASQDTAAAQASQG; the protein is encoded by the coding sequence ATGGCTGAGGGACCGGTTAACGGCAGTGGTTCAACTGTGGACATCGAGCGTACCTTCAGCTTGAGGAAGCTCTATATCAAGGACTTTTCCTTCGAGGCGCCAAATTCGCCGGCCTTTTTTTTCGAGCAGCACCAGCCGGAAATGAACCTGAACATACGCACAGCCCACAGCGACCTGGGCAACGGCAGCCTGGAAGTCGTACTGCATATGACCGCCCAGTCGGTCATCGGTGAGCGGACGGTATTCCTGATCGAGATTGCCCAGGCAGGGATGTTCCAGATCAGCGGATTCAACAAGGAAGAGACCCGTACAATCATCGGCGTACACTGCCCGAATGCGCTCTATCCCTATGCGCGTGAGGCCATCTCGTCCATGGTGCAACGGGGTGGCTACCCGCCGCTGGTGCTCCAGCCCATGGATTTCGCCGCGCTGTTTGCACAGGCAAGTCAGGATACGGCAGCCGCACAGGCCAGCCAGGGCTGA
- the glnA gene encoding glutamate--ammonia ligase, translating into MTPAEALSLIKEKEAKFVDLRFTDTHGKEQHLSIPAKTVDASFFEDGKMFDGSSIAGWKGIQESDMVLMPDPSSAVVDPFTEHPTINLRCDVYEPSTMQGYTRCPRMTARRAEEYLKSTGIADTAFFGPENEFFIFDDVRYGADTNSAYHYIDSTEGAWNSRKEYEGGNTGHRPGIKGGYFPVPPVDSQQDIRSEMCLVLEEMGIEVEVHHHEVATAGQGEIGVKFGSLVQKGDQVQMLKYVVQNVAHAFGKTATFMPKPLVGDNGSGMHVHQSLAKGGKNLFTGDAYGGLSQTALYYIGGILKHARAINALTNPSTNSYKRLVPGFEAPVMLAYSARNRSASIRIPFIANPKGRRIEVRFPDSTANPYFAFTAMLMAGLDGIQNKINPGDAMDKDLYDLEPEEDKKIPKVCFSLEQALEALDKDRDFLKAGNVFSDDLIDAYINLKYADMMRVRMAVHPLEFQLYYSL; encoded by the coding sequence ATGACCCCCGCCGAAGCTCTAAGCCTCATCAAAGAGAAAGAGGCCAAATTTGTAGACCTGCGCTTCACCGATACTCACGGCAAAGAGCAGCATCTGTCCATCCCCGCCAAGACTGTCGATGCCAGCTTTTTTGAAGACGGCAAGATGTTTGACGGTTCCTCGATTGCCGGCTGGAAGGGCATCCAGGAATCCGACATGGTGCTGATGCCTGACCCTTCGTCGGCAGTAGTCGATCCATTCACCGAACACCCCACGATCAACCTGCGCTGCGATGTCTATGAACCTTCCACCATGCAGGGTTATACGCGTTGCCCGCGCATGACCGCACGGCGTGCCGAGGAATACCTGAAATCCACCGGTATTGCAGACACGGCCTTTTTCGGCCCGGAAAACGAATTTTTCATCTTCGACGATGTGCGTTACGGCGCCGACACCAACAGCGCCTATCACTACATCGACTCGACGGAAGGCGCGTGGAACTCGCGCAAGGAGTATGAAGGCGGCAACACGGGTCATCGTCCTGGTATCAAGGGCGGCTACTTCCCCGTGCCACCGGTCGATTCACAGCAGGATATCCGCTCCGAGATGTGCCTGGTGCTCGAGGAGATGGGCATTGAAGTCGAGGTGCACCATCACGAGGTCGCGACCGCCGGCCAGGGTGAAATAGGTGTCAAGTTCGGCAGCCTGGTGCAGAAAGGCGACCAGGTCCAGATGCTGAAGTATGTCGTTCAGAATGTGGCGCACGCTTTCGGCAAGACCGCGACCTTCATGCCGAAGCCGCTCGTCGGCGACAACGGCAGTGGCATGCATGTGCATCAGTCGCTGGCCAAAGGTGGCAAGAACCTGTTCACGGGTGATGCCTATGGTGGCCTGTCGCAGACCGCGCTGTATTACATCGGCGGCATTCTCAAGCATGCGCGTGCCATTAATGCGCTGACCAATCCGAGTACCAACAGCTACAAGCGCCTGGTACCGGGCTTCGAAGCGCCGGTCATGCTCGCGTACTCGGCACGTAACCGCTCCGCGTCAATTCGCATTCCCTTTATTGCCAACCCGAAGGGCCGGCGTATCGAGGTGCGCTTCCCGGACAGTACCGCCAATCCGTATTTCGCATTTACCGCGATGCTGATGGCCGGTCTCGATGGCATCCAGAACAAGATCAATCCGGGCGATGCGATGGACAAGGATCTCTACGATCTCGAGCCCGAGGAAGACAAGAAGATCCCGAAGGTCTGCTTCTCTCTCGAGCAGGCGCTTGAGGCGCTCGACAAGGATCGCGACTTCCTGAAGGCGGGCAACGTATTCAGCGACGACCTCATCGATGCATACATCAACCTGAAGTATGCAGACATGATGCGTGTTCGCATGGCGGTGCACCCGCTTGAGTTCCAGCTGTACTACAGCCTTTGA
- a CDS encoding peptidoglycan DD-metalloendopeptidase family protein produces MSRLLHCVGLSLLLLVAQPVAAARDPGKTEDELARVREQIRSLETQTRRDQAKRKDLDKQLRAAEDEASRLRGQLAATRRELAVVSKKLAELNRQMEQTRAELDRQRENLAAQLRLAHISEGNEMLRVTLNQQDARALGRHLTWLGYLARQRGELLASVQASLEMLNRDRVEVEQQQAALASLEGKRRQQLAELEKARSTRAAVISDLDQQLRSSNQQLRRARSEARTLENLLREIERQIARNQKGPAVVPGKPLGKGRWPVKGSLLADFGQSRAGGQMRWDGVLISAPAGSDVIAVRNGRVVYADWLPGLGQLLVIDHGGGYLSLYGHNQDLVHQVGEQVAAGEVIAHVGDTGGQPRPALYFEVRRNGQPLNPHQWVK; encoded by the coding sequence ATGAGCCGGTTGCTGCACTGTGTGGGCCTCAGCCTTCTGCTGCTCGTCGCGCAGCCGGTTGCGGCTGCGCGTGATCCCGGCAAGACCGAGGATGAACTGGCCCGGGTCCGTGAGCAGATCCGCAGTCTTGAAACACAGACCCGTCGTGACCAGGCGAAACGGAAGGATCTGGATAAGCAGCTGCGTGCAGCCGAAGATGAGGCCAGCCGCTTGCGTGGGCAGCTGGCCGCCACCCGGCGCGAGCTGGCCGTGGTCAGCAAGAAGCTTGCGGAGCTCAACCGTCAGATGGAACAGACCCGCGCAGAGCTTGATCGTCAGCGGGAGAATCTGGCTGCCCAGCTGCGGCTCGCCCATATCAGCGAAGGCAATGAGATGCTCCGGGTGACACTGAATCAGCAGGATGCGCGTGCGCTCGGCCGGCATCTGACCTGGCTCGGCTACCTTGCCCGTCAGCGCGGTGAATTGCTGGCCTCGGTGCAGGCCAGTCTCGAGATGCTCAATCGTGACCGGGTTGAGGTCGAACAGCAGCAGGCTGCACTCGCCAGCCTCGAAGGCAAACGCAGGCAGCAGCTGGCGGAACTCGAAAAGGCACGCAGTACGCGCGCTGCCGTCATCAGTGATCTTGACCAGCAGCTCCGCAGCAGCAATCAGCAGCTCCGCCGTGCACGCAGCGAAGCCCGCACGCTTGAGAACCTGCTCCGCGAGATCGAGCGTCAGATTGCCCGCAACCAGAAAGGCCCCGCGGTGGTGCCAGGAAAACCGCTCGGCAAGGGACGCTGGCCGGTGAAGGGCAGCCTGCTGGCTGATTTTGGCCAGTCGCGCGCCGGCGGTCAGATGCGCTGGGATGGCGTGCTGATTTCGGCACCTGCAGGCAGCGATGTCATCGCCGTGCGCAACGGCCGGGTCGTGTATGCGGACTGGTTGCCCGGCCTGGGCCAGTTACTGGTGATCGATCACGGCGGAGGCTACCTTAGTCTCTATGGTCACAATCAGGATCTGGTACATCAGGTCGGCGAGCAGGTTGCCGCCGGCGAGGTGATCGCACATGTGGGTGATACGGGCGGTCAACCCCGGCCCGCGCTGTACTTTGAGGTACGGCGCAACGGCCAGCCGCTGAATCCGCACCAGTGGGTGAAATAG